A genomic stretch from Mycobacterium malmoense includes:
- a CDS encoding tetratricopeptide repeat protein, with product MTRPRPSIGPAMAGAVDLSGLKQRAQQKAPAGDATGEGTSAVVGATEVTEANFESDVLVRSDEVPVVVLLWSPRSDACVQLAETLSGLAAEDNGTWSLATVNVDVTPRVAQIFGIEAVPTVVALAAGQPLSSFQGLQPADQLRRWVDSLLSATAGKLRGPSGSGESAEVDPELAQARQQLEAGDFGAARQSYQAFLDAHPGSVEAKAAIRQIDFLTRATAQRPDAVAVADAAPGDLEAALAAADAQILNQDVSAAFERLIALVRSTSGDERTRVRTRLIELFELFDPADPEVVAGRRNLANALY from the coding sequence GTGACGCGTCCGCGACCCTCGATCGGGCCCGCGATGGCTGGTGCGGTGGATTTGTCCGGTCTTAAGCAGCGAGCCCAGCAGAAGGCTCCGGCGGGCGACGCCACGGGTGAGGGGACGTCGGCGGTTGTCGGTGCGACCGAAGTCACCGAGGCCAATTTCGAATCCGACGTGCTGGTCCGTTCTGACGAAGTACCGGTCGTGGTGTTGTTGTGGTCGCCGCGCAGCGACGCGTGTGTCCAGCTGGCCGAGACGCTGTCCGGCCTGGCCGCCGAGGACAACGGCACGTGGTCGCTGGCGACGGTCAACGTCGACGTGACGCCCAGGGTGGCACAGATATTCGGCATCGAGGCGGTCCCGACCGTGGTGGCTTTGGCCGCCGGACAGCCGCTGTCCAGTTTCCAAGGCCTCCAGCCCGCCGACCAGTTGCGGCGCTGGGTGGATTCGTTGCTTTCGGCGACGGCCGGGAAGCTAAGGGGCCCAAGCGGTTCCGGAGAAAGCGCGGAAGTGGATCCGGAGCTGGCCCAGGCCCGCCAACAGCTTGAGGCCGGCGACTTTGGCGCCGCCAGACAGTCGTATCAGGCGTTCCTGGATGCCCATCCGGGCAGCGTCGAGGCGAAGGCCGCGATCCGGCAGATCGACTTCCTCACGCGCGCGACCGCGCAACGCCCCGACGCCGTCGCGGTCGCTGATGCCGCACCGGGCGACCTCGAAGCCGCCCTCGCGGCCGCCGATGCGCAAATCCTCAACCAGGACGTGAGCGCCGCATTCGAGCGCCTGATTGCCTTGGTGCGCAGCACATCTGGGGATGAGCGCACCCGGGTGCGCACCCGACTGATCGAGCTGTTCGAACTCTTCGATCCCGCCGATCCCGAGGTCGTCGCCGGTCGGCGCAACCTCGCCAACGCGCTGTACTGA
- a CDS encoding acetyl-CoA C-acetyltransferase, which translates to MTTSVIVAGARTPIGRLMGSLKDFSASDLGAIAIAGALEKASVAPSLVEYVIMGQVLTAGAGQMPARQAAVAAGIGWDVPALTINKMCLSGIDAIALADQLIRAGEFDVVVAGGQESMTRAPHLLMDSRSGYKYGDVTVLDHLAYDGLHDVFTDQPMGALTEQRNDADKFTRQEQDEFAARSHQKAAAAWKDGVFTDEVVPVNIPQRKGDPLQFGEDEGIRADTTAESLAGLKPAFRRDGTITAGSASQISDGAAAVVVMNKEKAQQLGLTWLAEIGAHGVVAGPDSTLQSQPANAIKKALRREGISVDQLDVVEINEAFAAVALASTRELGLDPEIVNVNGGAIAVGHPIGMSGARITLHVALELARRGSGYGVAALCGAGGQGDALILRAG; encoded by the coding sequence ATGACGACATCGGTGATCGTTGCTGGAGCGCGGACGCCCATCGGCAGGTTGATGGGTTCGCTGAAGGACTTTTCGGCCAGCGATCTGGGTGCCATCGCGATCGCCGGCGCGCTGGAGAAGGCCAGCGTGGCGCCCTCGCTGGTCGAGTACGTGATCATGGGGCAGGTGCTGACGGCCGGGGCCGGCCAGATGCCGGCGCGCCAGGCGGCCGTGGCCGCCGGCATCGGTTGGGACGTGCCGGCGCTGACGATCAACAAGATGTGCCTGTCCGGTATCGACGCCATCGCGCTTGCCGACCAGCTGATTCGCGCCGGAGAGTTCGATGTGGTGGTGGCCGGTGGTCAGGAGTCGATGACGAGGGCGCCGCATTTGCTGATGGACAGCCGCTCGGGCTACAAGTACGGCGACGTCACGGTTTTGGATCACCTGGCCTACGACGGACTGCACGACGTGTTCACCGACCAGCCGATGGGCGCGCTCACCGAGCAGCGCAACGACGCCGACAAGTTCACCCGCCAAGAGCAGGACGAGTTCGCTGCCCGGTCCCACCAAAAGGCCGCGGCGGCATGGAAGGACGGCGTCTTCACCGACGAAGTGGTGCCGGTCAACATCCCGCAGCGCAAGGGTGATCCGTTGCAGTTCGGCGAGGATGAGGGGATTCGCGCCGACACCACCGCCGAGTCGTTGGCCGGCCTCAAGCCGGCATTTCGCCGCGACGGCACCATCACCGCCGGCTCGGCGTCGCAGATCTCCGACGGCGCGGCCGCGGTCGTGGTGATGAACAAGGAAAAGGCGCAGCAGTTGGGGCTGACGTGGCTGGCGGAGATCGGTGCGCACGGCGTTGTGGCCGGACCGGATTCGACGCTGCAGTCACAGCCGGCCAACGCGATCAAGAAGGCGCTCCGCCGGGAGGGCATCTCCGTCGACCAACTGGACGTCGTGGAGATCAACGAGGCGTTCGCGGCGGTGGCGCTGGCCTCGACCCGCGAACTGGGCTTGGACCCGGAGATCGTCAACGTCAACGGCGGCGCCATCGCCGTCGGGCATCCAATTGGCATGTCGGGCGCCAGAATCACGCTGCATGTGGCCCTGGAGCTGGCGCGCCGGGGCTCCGGCTACGGCGTCGCGGCCCTGTGCGGAGCCGGCGGCCAGGGTGACGCGCTGATCCTGCGGGCCGGCTAG
- the mce gene encoding methylmalonyl-CoA epimerase gives MTTDQVDARQILASSLVTAIDHVGIAVADLDAAIAWYHDHLGMILVHEEVNDDQGIREAMLAVRGAPAGTAQIQLMAPVDDTSAIAKFLDKRGPGIQQLAVRVSDLDGLSKQLRAQGVRLTYDGPRRGTANSRINFIHPKDAGGVLIELVEPASENPRN, from the coding sequence GTGACGACCGATCAAGTTGATGCCCGTCAGATCCTGGCCTCCTCGCTGGTGACGGCGATCGATCACGTCGGCATCGCGGTCGCCGACCTGGACGCCGCCATCGCCTGGTACCACGACCACCTCGGCATGATCCTGGTGCACGAGGAGGTCAACGACGACCAGGGAATCCGCGAAGCCATGCTGGCCGTGCGCGGCGCCCCGGCCGGCACCGCACAGATCCAGTTGATGGCCCCGGTCGACGACACCTCGGCGATCGCGAAGTTCCTGGACAAGCGCGGGCCCGGCATCCAGCAGCTGGCGGTTCGGGTCAGCGATCTCGACGGCCTCTCGAAGCAGCTTCGCGCGCAGGGCGTCCGGCTGACCTACGACGGGCCCAGGCGCGGCACGGCGAACTCGCGGATCAACTTCATCCACCCCAAGGACGCGGGTGGGGTCCTGATCGAGTTGGTCGAACCGGCCTCGGAAAACCCGCGGAATTAA
- the nucS gene encoding endonuclease NucS, which yields MRLVIAQCTVDYVGRLTAHLPSARRLLLFKADGSVSVHADDRAYKPLNWMSPPCWLTEEVAGEAPVWVVENKAGEQLRITVEEIEHDSSHDLGVDPGLVKDGVEAHLQALLAEHVGLLGEGYTLVRREYMTAIGPVDLLCRDERGGSVAVEIKRRGEIDGVEQLTRYLELLNRDSVLAPVKGIFAAQQIKPQARTLAIDRGIRCVTLDYDKMRGMDSDEYRLF from the coding sequence GTGCGTCTCGTCATCGCCCAATGCACCGTCGACTACGTCGGCCGGCTCACCGCACACCTGCCGTCGGCGCGCCGGTTGCTGCTGTTCAAGGCCGACGGATCGGTCAGCGTGCACGCCGACGACCGCGCCTACAAGCCGTTGAACTGGATGAGTCCGCCGTGCTGGCTGACCGAAGAGGTCGCGGGCGAGGCGCCGGTGTGGGTGGTGGAGAACAAGGCGGGCGAGCAGCTGCGGATCACCGTCGAGGAGATCGAACACGACTCGAGCCACGACCTCGGCGTCGACCCCGGGTTGGTGAAGGACGGCGTCGAGGCGCACTTGCAGGCGTTGCTCGCCGAGCACGTCGGGTTGCTGGGCGAGGGATACACGTTGGTCCGGCGCGAGTACATGACCGCGATCGGGCCCGTCGATCTGCTGTGTCGCGACGAACGGGGCGGCTCGGTCGCGGTGGAAATCAAGCGGCGTGGCGAGATTGACGGCGTCGAGCAGCTCACCCGCTATCTCGAGTTGCTCAACCGCGACAGCGTTCTCGCGCCGGTCAAAGGGATCTTCGCCGCCCAGCAGATCAAACCGCAGGCGCGAACCCTGGCCATCGATCGCGGGATCCGTTGCGTGACACTGGATTACGATAAGATGCGCGGCATGGACAGCGACGAGTACCGACTGTTCTGA